A window of the Artemia franciscana chromosome 21, ASM3288406v1, whole genome shotgun sequence genome harbors these coding sequences:
- the LOC136040891 gene encoding uncharacterized protein LOC136040891 isoform X1, producing MAESPSPFIALLNKLTITDSSIVTIRCNDGDVKVKKSLLTTVSNVFKYMFEKDFIEKRTNVVVANDIHFETMQFIIQYYENGTVHGYEKVNKEGFDYIVEKYDLFGIKDDIAEKLLGEYRQGENLKLLEAYFLISNSPKSKIGALRELARIAVEGKVVPNFVNGFSVDDFIKFSEICCDMLGQSKVDTWKCFLNIFYSWTSENPEERSIASLKILSLINLKNFPLPEVLIMFVNLKLGEEFKTMKLVLEKSLGSLLKVEKYDQYLKSSLILTFCEECKHCNEPPYHFSSECKGIHRCNICLSNLFPNRSLKWLFQMVDVSNGCFNDGCFKPLYCLNSDTNIYGCSISK from the coding sequence ATGGCCGAATCTCCTTCACCTTTTATTGCACTCTTAAACAAACTGACGATAACAGACAGTTCCATAGTTACTATACGATGCAATGATGGAGATGTTAAAGTTAAGAAAAGCCTTTTAACAACAGTAAGCAATGTTTTCAAGTatatgtttgaaaaagattttattgaGAAGAGAACCAACGTAGTTGTGGCAAACGATATCCATTTTGAAACGATGCAATTTATCATACAATATTATGAAAATGGAACTGTTCACGGTTACGAGAAAGTTAACAAGGAAGGTTTTGACTATATTGTTGAGAAATATGATTTGTTTGGGATCAAGGATGATATTGCAGAAAAACTACTTGGTGAATACAGACAAGGTGAAAATTTAAAACTCCTTGaagcttattttttaatttccaacagTCCAAAGTCTAAGATTGGAGCATTAAGAGAACTTGCGCGCATTGCTGTAGAAGGAAAAGTAGTTCCAAATTTTGTCAATGGATTTAGTGTTGatgattttataaaattctCGGAGATATGTTGTGATATGCTAGGTCAATCAAAGGTGGATACTtggaaatgctttttgaataTATTCTACAGTTGGACGTCGGAGAATCCTGAAGAAAGATCCATAGCGTCGTTAAAAATCCTATCACTGATTAACTTGAAAAACTTTCCATTGCCCGAAGTTCTCATAATGTTTGTGAATTTGAAGCTTGGAGAggaatttaaaacaatgaaGTTAGTCCTAGAGAAATCTTTGGGTTCTTTgttgaaagttgaaaaatatgacCAGTATTTAAAATCGTCTTTGATATTAACTTTTTGTGAAGAATGCAAGCATTGCAATGAGCCCCCTTATCATTTTTCATCGGAGTGCAAGGGAATACATCGGTGTAATATTTgtttatcaaatttgtttcctaATCGAAGTTTGAAATGGTTGTTTCAAATGGTCGATGTTTCAAATGGTTGTTTCAACGATGGTTGTTTCAAACCTTTGTATTGCCTAAATAGTGACACAAATATTTATGGGTGctcaatttcaaaataa
- the LOC136040891 gene encoding uncharacterized protein LOC136040891 isoform X3, whose translation MAESTSPFIALLNKLTNTDSSIVTIRCNDGDVKVKKSLLTTVSNVFKCMFENDFIEKRTNIVVVNDIHFETMQFIMQYYEHGTVHGYEKVTKEGFDYIIEKYDLFGIKDDIAEKLIGEYRQGKNLKLLEAYFLISDCPRSKIGALRELACVAVEGKVVPNFVNAFTVDDFTKFSEICCDILRQSKMDNWESFLNIFYSWTSENPEGRSIASLKILSLINLENFPVPEVLTLFEKLKLRQEFTTMKLVLEKSLGSLLKVEKYDHYLNSSIIANKFYCPTCKHSNEPPYHFSSKCKGTHRGENLIRFLCYLKSETNVYGCSISK comes from the coding sequence ATGGCCGAGTCTACTTCACCCTTTATTGCGCTCTTAAACAAACTGACGAATACAGACAGTTCCATAGTTACTATACGATGCAATGATGGAGATGTTAAAGTTAAGAAAAGCCTTTTAACAACAGTAAGCAATGTTTTCAAGTGTATGTTTGAAAATGACTTTATTGAGAAGAGAACAAACATAGTTGTAGTTAACGATATTCATTTtgaaacaatgcaatttatCATGCAATATTATGAACATGGAACTGTTCACGGTTACGAGAAAGTTACCAAGGAAGGGTTTGACTATATTATTGAGAAATATGATTTGTTTGGTATTAAGGATGATATTGCAGAAAAACTAATTGGTGAATACAGACaaggtaaaaatttaaaactccttgaagcttattttttaatttccgaCTGTCCAAGGTCTAAGATTGGAGCGCTAAGAGAACTTGCGTGCGTTGCTGTAGAAGGAAAAGTAGTTCCAAATTTTGTCAATGCATTTACTGTTGATGATTTTACAAAATTCTCGGAAATATGTTGTGATATACTACGTCAGTCAAAGATGGATAATTGGGAAAGttttttgaatatattctaCAGTTGGACGTCAGAGAATCCTGAAGGAAGATCCATAGCGTCCTTAAAAATCCTGTCACTGATTAACTTAGAAAACTTCCCAGTGCCCGAAGTTCTCACAttgtttgaaaagttgaagcttCGACAGGAATTTACAACAATGAAGTTAGTCCTAGAGAAATCTTTAGGCTCTTTATTGAAGGTTGAAAAATATGATCACTATTTAAATTCGTCGATTATTGcgaataaattttattgtccAACGTGCAAGCATAGTAATGAACCCCCTTATCATTTTTCATCGAAGTGCAAGGGAACACATAGAGGAGAAAATTTGATCCGATTTTTGTGTTACCTAAAAAGTGAAACAAATGTTTATGGGTGCTCGATTTCAAAATAA